A section of the Leptospira semungkisensis genome encodes:
- a CDS encoding OsmC family protein, whose translation MSDVEAKVESTSQNYKTILKAAGHELIADESKENGGEDLGPSPHELLLLALGACTSITIRMYAERKKMDLKDVSVELNLTKGTDHTEIERIVKIEGNLSEQERERLLHVANACPVHKTLTNPIHIDTKLA comes from the coding sequence ATGAGCGACGTAGAAGCAAAAGTAGAAAGCACATCACAAAATTATAAAACGATCCTGAAGGCTGCCGGTCATGAATTGATTGCGGATGAATCCAAGGAGAATGGCGGAGAGGATTTAGGACCTTCTCCTCATGAACTTTTGCTTTTGGCCTTGGGTGCCTGTACGAGTATTACGATCCGTATGTATGCGGAACGAAAGAAGATGGATCTAAAGGATGTCTCCGTAGAATTAAATCTTACAAAAGGTACCGATCACACAGAGATCGAAAGAATTGTTAAGATTGAAGGGAATCTAAGCGAGCAAGAGCGAGAAAGACTATTGCATGTCGCAAACGCTTGTCCAGTACATAAGACTTTAACGAATCCGATCCATATCGATACAAAGCTAGCTTGA
- a CDS encoding 5-fold beta-flower protein, translated as MKNLLISLGMIALLLLLSGPGLFAQSLRSAAGNPRASVDSSGTIRNDSGSVGRIDSSGAVRDNSGQQIGRVDSDGTVRASSGQQIGRVDSDGTVRGSSSQQIGRVDSDGTVRGSSGQQIGSARGVNRYWAAIAFFFFPL; from the coding sequence ATGAAAAATTTACTGATCAGCCTAGGGATGATTGCTCTGTTGCTGCTTCTAAGCGGGCCTGGGTTGTTTGCTCAGAGCTTACGTAGTGCCGCAGGGAACCCAAGAGCATCTGTGGATTCCAGTGGAACAATCCGAAACGATTCCGGATCCGTCGGAAGAATAGACTCGAGCGGTGCGGTACGAGATAATTCCGGTCAGCAAATCGGAAGAGTGGATTCAGACGGAACCGTAAGAGCGAGTTCAGGACAGCAGATCGGAAGAGTGGACTCTGATGGAACCGTAAGAGGAAGCTCCAGCCAACAAATCGGAAGAGTAGATTCCGATGGAACAGTACGGGGAAGCTCCGGACAACAGATTGGAAGTGCAAGAGGAGTAAACCGCTATTGGGCAGCAATAGCATTCTTCTTCTTTCCTCTTTGA
- a CDS encoding RICIN domain-containing protein: MMKRKFVQHLSVLAIAGFLAGMQIACSDKNPGSGSEFGALASALSSLGNGSGLQGLLGNKTSSVHAASSYFHTEIYPPHWLQWTTDGSAPIQMDGPFLTQGLRCNGRYCDDVNLLATETSYTQTNSWWTDYFSEEGTNYRICDNNGFVTGIQCSGSYCDNVSLRCSQLNNSGVRTGCYWTAGVSEEGGGKFVAPQSMYVAGASCNGRYCDNMSLYLCQADNGGPSFDMDALAHQYAPRLRFDQETTTGSGDSSKCFPSDAGYYYTQRATGATPQSLCNKDYSTISNNQVPIYYMASQVGTNSVAIRYWFFYSYQSTCFLSFGNHPADWESMVVLIVNGQLQRVAYFQHGGWYTREPGNYEVVGGTHPVGYAGKNAHGTFHNSGGSGGCLYFDDYRNPGSADYHMDTWNNLQLLSRGSGFPDWMNCTGDSCFDGIGHPIEQTGDLRSMGGCGKDGCGWSSLDADIPFQNDPTGAEYSAITAKHSGRVLDVPGASTSDSVNIDQFSNWNVDNEKWWLESTGDGYYKIIAKHSGKCMDVKGASTSAGMNVTQYSCSGNANQRFQLIPYNDGFYSIQAKHSGQCLDIAGAAMGDGGLLIQWPCAWTDNEKFSFTR; the protein is encoded by the coding sequence ATGATGAAGAGAAAATTCGTTCAGCACTTAAGCGTGCTGGCAATCGCCGGGTTTCTTGCGGGCATGCAGATTGCGTGCAGTGATAAGAATCCAGGAAGTGGTTCTGAATTCGGTGCATTGGCAAGTGCCTTGTCATCGCTCGGAAATGGTAGCGGTTTACAAGGTTTACTGGGGAATAAGACTTCTTCCGTTCATGCGGCAAGCAGTTATTTCCATACGGAAATCTATCCTCCCCACTGGCTGCAATGGACCACCGATGGTTCCGCACCGATCCAAATGGATGGCCCTTTCTTAACTCAAGGTTTACGATGCAATGGTCGCTATTGTGATGATGTAAACTTACTAGCAACAGAAACTTCTTATACACAAACCAATAGTTGGTGGACCGATTATTTTTCGGAAGAAGGAACCAATTATCGGATCTGCGACAATAACGGATTCGTGACCGGTATCCAGTGTAGTGGAAGTTATTGTGATAATGTTTCTCTACGTTGTTCTCAATTGAACAATAGCGGAGTCCGTACAGGTTGCTATTGGACAGCTGGAGTCTCGGAAGAAGGTGGCGGCAAATTTGTTGCTCCTCAATCCATGTATGTTGCCGGTGCAAGTTGCAACGGTCGTTATTGCGATAATATGTCGTTGTATCTTTGTCAGGCAGACAATGGTGGACCTAGCTTCGATATGGATGCGTTAGCTCATCAATACGCTCCTCGTTTGAGATTCGATCAAGAGACCACTACTGGATCTGGTGATTCTAGCAAATGCTTTCCAAGCGATGCAGGATATTATTATACTCAGAGAGCTACCGGAGCAACTCCTCAATCTCTTTGCAATAAGGATTATTCTACCATCTCCAATAACCAAGTGCCTATCTATTATATGGCAAGCCAAGTCGGAACAAACTCTGTTGCGATCCGTTATTGGTTCTTCTACTCTTATCAAAGTACTTGTTTCCTAAGTTTCGGAAACCACCCAGCAGATTGGGAATCTATGGTCGTACTCATCGTGAACGGACAATTGCAACGAGTTGCTTACTTCCAACATGGTGGTTGGTATACAAGAGAACCTGGCAACTACGAGGTTGTAGGAGGAACTCACCCTGTGGGCTATGCGGGGAAGAACGCTCATGGAACCTTCCATAATTCGGGAGGATCCGGAGGTTGTCTGTATTTTGATGACTACAGAAATCCAGGCAGCGCAGATTACCACATGGATACTTGGAACAATCTCCAACTTCTCTCTCGAGGAAGCGGCTTTCCTGATTGGATGAATTGCACCGGAGACAGTTGTTTCGATGGTATCGGCCATCCGATCGAGCAAACAGGAGATCTTCGTTCTATGGGTGGCTGTGGAAAAGACGGATGCGGTTGGTCCTCTTTGGATGCAGACATTCCATTCCAAAATGATCCTACTGGAGCAGAATATTCCGCGATCACAGCTAAACATAGCGGAAGAGTATTGGATGTCCCTGGAGCAAGCACAAGCGACAGTGTGAACATTGACCAATTCTCGAATTGGAATGTGGACAACGAGAAATGGTGGTTAGAATCTACCGGAGATGGCTATTACAAGATCATTGCGAAGCATAGCGGTAAATGTATGGATGTGAAAGGAGCCTCTACTTCTGCCGGAATGAATGTGACCCAATATTCCTGCAGTGGAAATGCAAACCAAAGATTCCAATTGATACCATACAATGACGGATTCTATTCGATCCAAGCGAAGCATAGCGGTCAATGTTTGGACATCGCAGGAGCCGCGATGGGAGACGGTGGTCTTCTCATCCAATGGCCTTGTGCTTGGACAGATAACGAGAAGTTCAGCTTTACTCGCTAA
- a CDS encoding FecR family protein, with amino-acid sequence MKKMLRILLILNFALFLSLGCDKAKSDRKRGIVTFVSGNVSIERGDQKIKVGLHQELQNGDVVETEDKSTAVITFGENSILVEVQSNSKFRFTEKENEKLFIQEKGSTWLSTSKLLKGEGVSLHTPTVTAGVRGTSFYTGVVEDMTMICHCEGHVELENNENHAKKTNDSDYLAVTRGSKTIYLTPADLHKENVPYGHDHSELSDSPLGRKNPMSLKEFQTVIALAKKKLDSTP; translated from the coding sequence ATGAAAAAGATGCTTCGGATACTTCTTATTCTAAATTTTGCTCTATTTCTTTCTCTGGGCTGCGATAAAGCAAAGTCGGACCGAAAAAGAGGAATTGTTACATTCGTATCGGGAAATGTAAGCATAGAAAGAGGAGATCAAAAGATCAAGGTCGGCCTTCACCAAGAACTGCAAAATGGAGACGTCGTCGAGACAGAGGACAAATCTACTGCGGTCATTACTTTCGGTGAAAATTCCATACTGGTAGAGGTTCAATCCAATTCTAAGTTCCGTTTTACTGAAAAGGAAAACGAAAAACTATTTATCCAAGAGAAGGGAAGCACTTGGCTCTCTACAAGCAAGCTGCTTAAGGGAGAAGGAGTTTCTCTTCATACACCGACCGTTACTGCCGGAGTCAGAGGAACATCCTTTTATACCGGAGTGGTTGAGGATATGACAATGATCTGCCACTGCGAAGGTCATGTTGAATTGGAGAACAATGAGAACCACGCCAAGAAAACAAACGACTCGGATTATCTTGCAGTAACAAGAGGATCTAAAACGATCTATCTAACACCTGCCGATCTACATAAGGAAAATGTTCCTTATGGTCATGATCATAGTGAACTATCAGATTCTCCATTGGGCCGCAAGAATCCAATGAGCCTGAAAGAATTTCAAACAGTCATTGCCTTGGCTAAGAAGAAGTTAGACTCCACTCCTTAA
- a CDS encoding choice-of-anchor D domain-containing protein, whose product MMRITQAKQKKILAILSFLSILFTVQCAAVPLFKYGNSFDGLVISYNSEEYVSGNRLHLGTQIAQLSTDAKIINVTLVNKNANPVNLSGSPIVSIGGANSSLFTIPIQPTNTTLAPNGTLAFQIVYKPGASNYGTHNATLSINSDEADVPKFSVLLVASATSTKVPMLQVKDENSAVDIASYFNGSTAVPSVAAFGAVQSTTSTVKTLTVRNIGQSALKIGTVSFTGTAFTGTIKKSTLAVNEATDLTLTFSPSAATTYSETLTIASNDSLSTNVTNSQYKFTLKGAGLASSGPKIQVTSDGIDLTTTGGSVSFVGTKTSENFTKVFRLKNVGTADLTLGSNPISIDNSTDFTVFQPDTLTIKPDQSVGFSVVFHPGSTGLITTTLRIASVTDGEIDVTLNAPGGTNVAVTWPALKQGAVNSLGGGYKVCYSTVSTFVFTSSSDGTAVGCNTINYSGGTYTPNQTVFTLSSGTYYFKVLPFTKFGNTIITETASSAGSVTF is encoded by the coding sequence ATGATGCGAATTACGCAAGCAAAACAAAAAAAGATCTTAGCTATATTGTCCTTCCTCTCCATCCTGTTTACCGTACAGTGCGCGGCAGTTCCATTGTTCAAGTACGGAAACTCATTTGATGGTCTTGTCATTTCCTATAATTCAGAAGAGTATGTTTCTGGAAATCGACTTCATCTAGGGACTCAGATTGCTCAGTTATCTACTGATGCAAAGATAATTAACGTAACCCTCGTGAACAAGAACGCGAATCCTGTGAATCTTAGTGGTTCTCCTATTGTCTCTATTGGTGGAGCGAATTCTTCTCTTTTTACCATTCCGATCCAACCTACAAATACCACTCTTGCTCCGAATGGAACTTTAGCTTTTCAGATTGTTTATAAACCAGGAGCTTCCAATTACGGAACGCATAACGCGACTCTTTCTATCAACTCTGATGAAGCGGATGTTCCTAAATTCTCTGTTTTACTCGTGGCTAGTGCTACTTCTACGAAGGTACCAATGTTACAAGTAAAGGATGAGAATTCCGCAGTGGATATTGCATCTTACTTTAACGGCAGCACTGCGGTCCCATCCGTTGCTGCCTTCGGTGCAGTCCAGTCTACTACTTCCACCGTTAAGACACTTACCGTAAGAAATATCGGCCAAAGTGCTTTAAAGATAGGGACGGTAAGCTTTACTGGAACTGCATTCACTGGAACAATTAAAAAATCCACTCTTGCAGTGAATGAAGCAACGGACCTGACGCTGACTTTCTCACCGAGTGCGGCTACTACGTATTCAGAGACTTTGACCATTGCTAGTAATGATTCTCTTTCTACGAACGTAACAAATTCCCAATACAAGTTTACTCTAAAGGGAGCTGGTCTTGCAAGTTCAGGACCTAAGATCCAAGTGACCTCTGATGGAATAGATCTCACGACCACTGGCGGTTCGGTCAGTTTTGTAGGAACCAAGACCTCTGAGAATTTCACGAAAGTGTTCCGTTTGAAAAATGTAGGGACTGCAGATCTTACTTTAGGATCGAATCCTATATCGATCGATAACAGCACTGATTTTACTGTTTTTCAGCCAGATACTTTAACGATCAAGCCGGATCAGTCAGTTGGATTCAGCGTAGTCTTTCATCCAGGCTCGACAGGATTGATAACTACCACCTTACGCATAGCAAGCGTGACTGACGGAGAGATCGACGTTACCCTAAACGCCCCAGGTGGGACGAATGTAGCGGTGACCTGGCCGGCGTTGAAGCAAGGAGCAGTGAATTCTCTAGGGGGCGGATATAAGGTCTGTTACTCTACAGTTTCTACCTTCGTTTTCACAAGTTCGAGTGATGGGACCGCAGTTGGTTGTAATACGATTAATTATTCCGGTGGAACGTATACTCCGAACCAAACTGTATTTACTCTTTCTTCAGGGACGTACTATTTTAAGGTCTTACCGTTTACCAAATTCGGCAATACCATAATCACCGAAACCGCTTCTTCCGCAGGAAGCGTCACATTCTAA
- a CDS encoding S8 family serine peptidase: MPKIMKRSILLSLVLTILLAGGGMLFAKDTHFLGGFGQSILRAFQTIKIPSGKKVSSLGNSKQKQALLGKYMAGEIIVKFKEGSDSAVHSYLVQSVGGELGESISEKGHAIVKIASNQSVEAAVESYKSLSNVEYAQPNYIYHSTAQVPNDTKFAQQWSLHNTSQTVATGDYTTHNPGVVGDDMDMEHAWDISTDCTNTIVAVVDSGVNYSHEDLVGNMWSSSSCVTDTGRNLGACIGYDYADNDKDPMDLAGHGTHVAGTIGARGNNSTGVTGICWSAKIMPVRVLDAVGSGSTSNIMKGINFAARNGAKIINMSLGGPGFDAALDSAIINAGLTYDTLVVVAAGNGDATGTGQEVVSSSVTYPCASTAANLLCIAALDQAYALASFSNYGTTNVDIAAPGTNIVSTWAGQETSVQVTDFNTWTLSNSSNSVGSSWGVSNCTISSNVYSVLALPNTCFLTGTGSEITYNNNVSSYAYTSIAVPAGVDAVTASFYTYLSTEYLYDGVLVGYKAGTNNPFSPLNISNILDAYTGFLNLSFQEYSLKNCTAGNNCSFGFFFSSDSSNIDDGARIVLVTFNYMDKDILNVYNTIDGTSMATPHVAGLATLIRSFNPLFTYQDTINLLTTKGDTLSLSGPGQIKYNLGADGYKTLGYLPTPAAPTVATVQ; encoded by the coding sequence ATGCCTAAAATTATGAAACGATCCATTTTACTTTCTCTTGTTCTAACAATTCTTTTGGCCGGTGGCGGAATGCTTTTCGCGAAAGATACGCATTTCTTAGGGGGCTTTGGCCAAAGCATCTTAAGAGCTTTTCAAACGATCAAAATACCTTCCGGTAAGAAAGTATCTTCTCTGGGAAATTCAAAACAAAAACAGGCTCTCCTCGGGAAATACATGGCCGGTGAGATCATTGTTAAATTCAAAGAAGGTTCTGATTCTGCGGTGCACTCCTACTTGGTCCAATCGGTTGGAGGGGAGTTAGGTGAATCCATTTCGGAAAAAGGCCATGCCATAGTGAAGATTGCTTCCAACCAAAGTGTGGAAGCTGCGGTCGAATCCTATAAAAGCCTTTCTAATGTGGAATACGCTCAGCCAAATTATATCTATCATAGTACTGCGCAAGTACCGAATGATACTAAGTTTGCCCAACAATGGAGTTTGCATAATACCTCTCAAACTGTGGCGACAGGAGATTATACTACTCATAACCCGGGAGTTGTCGGAGATGATATGGATATGGAGCATGCCTGGGATATTTCTACCGATTGCACAAATACTATCGTCGCAGTTGTAGATTCGGGAGTGAACTATAGCCATGAGGATCTTGTCGGAAATATGTGGTCCAGTTCCTCCTGCGTGACTGATACCGGAAGAAATCTTGGAGCATGCATCGGTTATGACTATGCAGATAACGACAAGGATCCGATGGACCTTGCTGGACATGGGACTCATGTGGCTGGAACCATTGGAGCAAGAGGAAATAATAGCACTGGTGTAACTGGGATCTGCTGGTCTGCTAAGATCATGCCGGTCCGAGTCTTGGATGCGGTCGGTTCGGGTAGCACATCCAATATTATGAAAGGGATCAATTTTGCAGCACGCAATGGGGCTAAGATCATCAATATGAGTCTGGGAGGTCCAGGCTTCGATGCTGCTTTGGATAGTGCAATTATCAATGCAGGCTTAACGTATGACACGTTAGTTGTGGTTGCGGCTGGAAATGGGGATGCAACTGGGACAGGACAGGAGGTTGTAAGCAGCAGCGTTACTTACCCATGCGCTTCCACCGCAGCGAATCTATTATGTATTGCCGCATTAGACCAGGCCTACGCACTCGCAAGTTTTTCGAATTACGGTACGACAAACGTGGACATTGCTGCACCTGGAACAAATATTGTAAGCACTTGGGCAGGACAAGAGACTTCAGTGCAAGTAACAGACTTTAACACTTGGACTTTGAGTAATTCATCCAATTCGGTTGGTTCCTCTTGGGGAGTTTCAAATTGTACGATAAGTTCCAATGTCTATTCAGTCTTAGCACTTCCAAATACTTGTTTTTTGACTGGGACAGGTTCTGAAATCACGTATAATAATAATGTCTCTTCCTATGCCTATACTTCTATTGCGGTTCCTGCAGGAGTTGATGCAGTAACTGCCTCTTTTTATACGTATTTGAGTACTGAATATCTATACGATGGGGTACTGGTTGGCTATAAGGCAGGGACAAATAATCCTTTTTCTCCATTAAATATCAGTAATATTTTGGATGCCTATACTGGTTTCTTAAATCTTAGCTTCCAAGAATATAGCTTGAAGAATTGTACTGCGGGGAATAACTGTTCTTTCGGTTTCTTCTTTAGCTCGGATTCTAGTAATATAGATGATGGTGCTCGTATTGTTCTTGTCACTTTTAACTATATGGATAAGGACATCCTAAACGTGTACAATACGATCGACGGAACTTCGATGGCGACTCCTCATGTTGCTGGTCTTGCTACTCTCATTCGTTCCTTCAATCCTCTCTTTACCTATCAGGATACGATCAATCTCCTTACCACGAAGGGAGATACTTTGAGCCTATCTGGTCCCGGCCAAATCAAATACAATCTGGGAGCGGACGGTTACAAAACACTCGGATACTTGCCGACTCCTGCAGCTCCGACCGTTGCTACAGTGCAGTAG
- a CDS encoding GAF domain-containing sensor histidine kinase: MGFAKRILGIFHSKRSEKDYLHEFPLNQLFRIVEKISYGQTLEEILQTIVGAVEEYKPEIMASILLLDRESMTLKSVAAPRVPIEFSAIVNETKIGPSVGSCGTAAYRKQLVIVDDIQNDPLWSNYKDLAKQFGFGACWSQPIFSAKGDVLGTFALYYSNPRKPSQAELMLIHSCAYITGIAIERKRSEDKRKESEARYRSLIEQASDAIVLCDEKGSIVEVNISACSLLGYTKEEILKLNSRNIILVEDVKGVLSHSLEKSGLTERNLIKKDGSVFPAEVSFNLVHVNNQIYGQAIIRDVSESKAAQHEILRLNQTLEKKVEERTDELGKANRILSSTNEDLTKALQELQSLQAQVMQAEKMVALGQLISGIAHELNTPLGAILASNENIVSLRGDRFREILSQFSLFNSEEKKIWAKYFEKGSKIPAFPNYSESKRKRKELLSVFDKKNMEANRSLVENLIEIDISLEDFENDLGSKALPELSKIIENAIAFSEIFRSSSIIQEATLKAKRVMTALKTYIYQDRENHRGEVNIPEQIDTVLTLYYNNSKESVRFTKEYVSDSIAWGVADQISQIWANLIANSLQAMNFKGEIGISSRIEGDYLRIDIEDNGPGIPKEIQANIFDSFFTTKEKGVGSGLGLNICKKILEDNGGSISFTSVPGKTVFTVKLPHASAHRVETKR; this comes from the coding sequence ATGGGCTTCGCAAAAAGGATCCTTGGTATATTTCATTCTAAACGGTCCGAAAAGGATTATTTACATGAGTTTCCTTTAAATCAACTCTTCCGGATTGTTGAAAAGATCTCTTACGGGCAGACATTAGAGGAGATACTACAAACAATTGTAGGAGCTGTCGAAGAATATAAGCCGGAGATTATGGCTAGTATCCTGCTCTTGGATCGAGAGAGCATGACTCTTAAGAGTGTGGCTGCGCCACGTGTCCCGATTGAATTTTCTGCAATTGTAAACGAGACTAAGATCGGACCGTCTGTAGGTTCTTGTGGAACGGCAGCATACCGCAAGCAGCTCGTAATCGTGGACGATATCCAAAACGATCCTCTTTGGAGCAATTATAAGGATCTTGCAAAGCAGTTCGGATTCGGTGCCTGTTGGTCCCAGCCGATTTTTTCCGCAAAGGGAGATGTTCTTGGCACCTTTGCGCTGTACTATTCGAATCCTAGAAAACCTTCTCAGGCTGAGCTCATGCTCATTCATTCCTGCGCCTATATTACCGGAATTGCGATCGAAAGAAAAAGAAGCGAAGATAAAAGAAAGGAGAGTGAGGCGAGGTATCGCTCCTTGATCGAACAGGCCTCCGATGCGATCGTGTTATGCGATGAAAAAGGTTCCATAGTGGAAGTGAATATCAGCGCTTGCAGTTTGCTTGGATATACGAAAGAAGAGATCCTGAAATTAAATTCTAGAAATATTATTTTAGTCGAGGATGTAAAAGGAGTCCTATCCCATTCCCTTGAAAAGTCGGGACTGACTGAGAGAAATCTGATCAAGAAGGACGGCAGCGTTTTTCCTGCAGAAGTAAGTTTTAATCTTGTGCATGTGAACAATCAAATCTATGGACAAGCCATCATTCGTGACGTCTCCGAAAGCAAAGCAGCACAACACGAGATACTTCGCCTGAATCAAACTTTAGAAAAGAAGGTAGAAGAAAGAACGGATGAACTAGGAAAGGCGAATCGAATATTAAGTTCTACGAATGAAGATCTGACCAAGGCACTTCAGGAACTCCAGTCTTTACAGGCTCAGGTCATGCAGGCGGAAAAGATGGTCGCTCTAGGACAATTGATTTCCGGTATTGCACACGAATTGAATACTCCGTTGGGAGCGATTCTTGCTTCCAACGAAAATATAGTTTCCTTAAGAGGAGATCGATTTCGGGAAATTCTCTCTCAGTTTTCCTTATTTAATTCGGAAGAGAAAAAGATATGGGCCAAGTATTTTGAAAAAGGTTCCAAGATCCCTGCCTTTCCGAATTATTCCGAAAGCAAACGCAAGAGAAAGGAGCTATTGTCTGTATTCGATAAAAAGAATATGGAGGCCAATCGCTCCTTGGTGGAAAATCTGATCGAGATAGATATCTCTTTGGAAGATTTTGAAAATGATCTAGGATCCAAGGCACTTCCAGAACTAAGCAAAATAATAGAGAATGCGATCGCGTTTTCAGAGATCTTTCGATCGAGCTCGATTATCCAAGAGGCAACTCTGAAGGCAAAAAGGGTAATGACTGCCTTAAAGACCTATATCTATCAAGATCGTGAAAATCATCGAGGTGAGGTGAATATTCCGGAGCAGATAGATACTGTGCTTACTCTTTACTATAATAATTCCAAGGAGTCGGTCCGCTTCACCAAGGAATATGTATCCGATTCCATCGCATGGGGAGTAGCCGATCAAATTTCTCAGATCTGGGCGAACCTAATTGCAAATTCATTGCAGGCAATGAACTTCAAGGGAGAGATCGGTATTTCTTCCCGTATAGAAGGGGATTATCTTAGAATCGACATTGAGGACAACGGACCCGGAATACCTAAAGAGATACAGGCAAATATATTCGATTCCTTTTTTACTACCAAAGAAAAGGGGGTAGGAAGCGGCTTAGGATTGAATATTTGCAAAAAGATCCTCGAAGATAATGGAGGAAGTATTTCATTCACGAGCGTTCCAGGAAAGACAGTGTTTACTGTCAAACTTCCTCATGCAAGCGCTCATCGAGTCGAGACGAAAAGATGA
- a CDS encoding ankyrin repeat domain-containing protein: MYKFLILSISILSLSCTSNRLFYSIKDHDRGRTYNLLRENPELLNTRDIRGNTPLHYAILADDEELIAKFIRDGKDINARNNIGFAAVHYAAETQNLFALELLKKAGASFDVLGDPGFSPLSIAIFNNAIYAVKFLVEKAKMSPNGMAREVEVPLVLAIQLNNLEIARYLIESGVSTDAKSNKGITPFFVAAGKDDIPFLEYLMSKGFPIDVPSTQGYTALNYSILLGKFQISDFLLEKQANPNLANYRGLNSVLIACMGGSLPILENVVRHGGKLSSVDKEGKTALHYAAFNGNEDLIKFLLNKGADKLAKDASNRTPYNIAEERGNTNILPLLKI, encoded by the coding sequence ATGTATAAATTCCTAATTCTGTCGATCTCTATCCTTTCGCTTTCTTGCACTAGCAATCGTCTTTTCTATTCCATCAAAGATCATGATCGAGGCCGAACATATAATTTATTAAGAGAAAACCCGGAACTTTTAAATACAAGAGACATTCGTGGAAACACTCCTCTACATTATGCGATCCTTGCAGATGACGAAGAGCTGATTGCGAAATTCATTCGAGATGGAAAAGATATAAATGCTCGTAATAACATAGGTTTTGCTGCGGTCCATTATGCTGCCGAAACTCAAAATCTATTCGCATTGGAGTTATTAAAGAAAGCCGGTGCAAGTTTTGATGTATTAGGAGACCCGGGCTTCTCTCCTTTATCGATCGCCATTTTTAATAACGCAATCTACGCGGTTAAGTTTCTAGTTGAAAAAGCTAAAATGAGTCCGAACGGAATGGCTCGTGAGGTAGAAGTTCCACTTGTCTTGGCCATTCAACTGAATAATTTAGAAATCGCCAGATATTTGATCGAAAGCGGAGTGAGTACGGACGCAAAGTCGAACAAAGGAATTACTCCTTTTTTTGTCGCCGCCGGTAAAGATGATATTCCATTTTTAGAATATTTAATGAGCAAAGGATTTCCTATCGATGTCCCAAGCACACAAGGATACACTGCCTTAAATTATTCGATCTTACTCGGAAAATTCCAAATCTCCGATTTTCTCTTGGAGAAGCAGGCAAATCCGAATCTAGCAAACTATAGGGGTTTAAACTCGGTCTTGATCGCTTGTATGGGAGGAAGTCTGCCTATCTTAGAGAATGTTGTTCGACATGGCGGTAAATTGAGCTCTGTTGATAAAGAAGGAAAGACTGCCTTGCATTACGCCGCCTTTAACGGAAACGAGGACCTTATTAAATTTCTATTAAATAAAGGCGCTGATAAACTTGCAAAAGACGCAAGCAATCGAACTCCATATAATATCGCAGAAGAAAGAGGCAATACGAACATACTGCCTTTGTTAAAGATCTAA